In the Zestosphaera sp. genome, one interval contains:
- a CDS encoding mRNA surveillance protein Pelota: protein MKIIDKDLRKGWVKVRIEDVDDLWILKNIIKAGDVVVSKTLRDVKVDGEGKRRLPMTLAIKVEKLYFQPFASRLRIHGIIVEGPEEYGLRGSHHTLNVDVGSEITLFKESISQALLRRLESLSNRRRFRALLVAADFDEVSLAILYDQGIRFLNDLTLPGIRSDDESSIESMATLIAEEVVRYLESEKIDFLIVGSPTVLREALTKELKTRIRGKLKIFTDSVSIGGRAGIQELLKRDSVKGLLQEFVIVEGEEILEKFLKLLMSDPERIAYGLRDVEFAALSNAVDILLVSEDLLTSDEYERIEKIFNVVEEKGGSVRIIPAESPLALKLKGFGGVIALLRFALPRSEDLIKQD from the coding sequence TTGAAAATAATTGACAAAGACTTGAGGAAGGGTTGGGTTAAGGTCAGGATAGAAGATGTTGATGACTTATGGATACTGAAAAACATCATTAAAGCAGGAGATGTCGTAGTCTCTAAGACTTTAAGAGACGTGAAAGTTGATGGTGAGGGTAAGAGGAGACTGCCCATGACCCTAGCTATTAAGGTCGAGAAGCTTTATTTTCAACCGTTCGCTAGCAGGTTAAGAATACATGGAATTATAGTCGAGGGCCCTGAAGAATATGGGTTAAGAGGCTCTCACCACACGTTGAACGTTGATGTAGGGAGTGAAATAACTTTATTTAAAGAATCAATAAGTCAGGCGTTGCTGAGGAGATTAGAGTCTCTTTCAAATAGGAGGAGATTTAGAGCGTTACTAGTAGCCGCTGATTTTGATGAGGTTTCTTTAGCTATTCTCTACGATCAGGGAATAAGATTCTTAAATGATTTAACACTCCCCGGTATAAGGAGTGATGATGAGTCATCTATTGAGAGCATGGCTACTCTAATCGCTGAGGAAGTAGTTAGGTATTTAGAGTCTGAGAAAATAGATTTCCTGATAGTAGGCTCCCCCACAGTTCTCAGAGAAGCTTTAACTAAAGAACTTAAAACACGAATTAGGGGCAAACTAAAGATATTTACAGACTCTGTCTCTATAGGTGGTAGAGCAGGGATACAAGAACTACTCAAGAGAGATTCTGTGAAAGGCTTACTTCAAGAGTTCGTGATTGTTGAAGGTGAAGAAATACTAGAAAAATTCCTGAAACTACTTATGTCAGACCCTGAAAGGATAGCATATGGTTTAAGAGACGTTGAGTTCGCGGCACTAAGCAACGCTGTAGACATTCTACTCGTAAGTGAAGACTTACTTACTTCTGACGAATACGAACGCATAGAGAAGATCTTTAACGTAGTTGAAGAGAAAGGAGGTAGTGTCAGGATAATTCCAGCAGAGTCCCCACTAGCCCTTAAGTTAAAGGGGTTTGGAGGGGTTATAGCTCTCTTGAGGTTCGCACTCCCGAGAAGTGAAGACCTCATAAAACAAGATTAA
- a CDS encoding CoA-binding protein, which produces MDNNLDYFFFPESVAVVGASKTPGKVGYELLRNLAEFYKGRLYPVNPAADEILGFKAYPSIKAIPDRVDVAVISVPAEKVPEVAVDAGEAGVKGLIVISGGFKEVGHEGVEREKKLVDVVRKYGMRLIGPNCVGVYVPKSGMNTLFLPKTRQGFPPHGHIAFVSQSGAFGSAVLDWAALRGLGISKFVSYGNKADVDDDDLLEYLKKDPDTRVITMYIEGVEDGKSFFKALKDTTPVKPVIILKSGRTEAGARAASSHTGALAGQDKVYDAAFKQAGVLRAYGMEELFDMALALALQPPSHGPRVAVLTVGGGSGVMATDALSDLGLQVPKLSDKTVEKLRRVLLPIASPYNPVDVTGSARDEHLIQAAEILMKSGEVDIILWLPYYIVPGITDKLNPEFVKLVNEINDTLQYPIPIVGVATGGSYTVKYSAEAESMGIPMYLSPERAAKAVKALVDYGSWLKTVGTFSEYIENLRKRQLS; this is translated from the coding sequence ATGGATAACAACCTTGATTACTTCTTCTTTCCTGAAAGCGTTGCTGTAGTTGGTGCGTCTAAAACTCCTGGTAAGGTAGGTTATGAGCTTCTTAGAAACTTAGCTGAGTTCTATAAGGGTAGGCTCTATCCAGTCAATCCAGCAGCTGATGAGATCCTAGGTTTTAAAGCCTACCCGTCAATTAAGGCAATACCAGACAGAGTTGACGTGGCAGTTATCTCGGTTCCTGCTGAGAAAGTTCCTGAAGTAGCTGTTGACGCTGGAGAAGCAGGAGTTAAGGGACTTATAGTGATATCAGGAGGTTTTAAAGAAGTCGGGCATGAGGGTGTTGAGAGAGAGAAGAAGTTGGTTGATGTTGTGAGGAAGTACGGGATGAGGTTGATAGGTCCAAACTGTGTTGGGGTTTACGTCCCTAAATCTGGGATGAACACTCTGTTTCTGCCTAAGACTAGGCAGGGCTTCCCACCACACGGGCATATAGCATTTGTCTCTCAGTCAGGAGCTTTCGGGTCAGCAGTATTAGATTGGGCAGCACTGAGAGGCCTTGGAATAAGTAAGTTTGTCAGCTACGGTAATAAGGCAGACGTAGACGATGACGACCTCCTAGAGTATCTTAAGAAAGACCCTGATACGAGAGTAATAACAATGTATATTGAGGGTGTTGAGGATGGCAAGTCTTTCTTTAAGGCGTTAAAAGACACTACTCCAGTTAAGCCTGTAATTATTCTTAAGTCGGGCAGGACTGAAGCCGGGGCTAGAGCTGCTTCATCGCATACGGGGGCTCTCGCGGGTCAAGACAAGGTATATGACGCCGCTTTTAAGCAGGCAGGAGTCTTAAGAGCTTACGGAATGGAAGAACTTTTTGACATGGCTTTAGCTCTAGCTCTCCAACCACCATCACACGGTCCTAGGGTTGCTGTCTTAACTGTGGGTGGGGGTTCCGGAGTGATGGCTACTGACGCGTTATCTGATTTAGGACTTCAAGTACCTAAGCTTAGTGACAAGACTGTTGAGAAGTTGAGGAGAGTCTTGCTACCTATAGCTTCCCCCTATAATCCTGTGGACGTGACCGGCTCAGCAAGAGACGAACACTTAATCCAGGCCGCAGAAATACTAATGAAGTCTGGTGAAGTAGACATAATACTCTGGTTACCGTACTACATCGTGCCAGGCATCACAGACAAGCTAAATCCAGAATTCGTGAAACTAGTTAATGAAATTAACGACACTCTTCAGTATCCGATACCTATAGTAGGAGTAGCTACAGGAGGCTCCTACACAGTAAAATACTCTGCTGAAGCTGAGTCAATGGGAATACCGATGTACCTCTCGCCTGAGAGAGCTGCTAAAGCAGTTAAGGCTTTAGTAGATTACGGTAGCTGGCTAAAAACTGTAGGGACATTTAGCGAATACATAGAGAATCTCAGGAAAAGACAACTTTCGTAG
- a CDS encoding PadR family transcriptional regulator — protein MFPRRSMFRGYMKLITLYVLKDQPKHVYGLIKSLEDLIGVRPSTGVIYPILKSSIRDGLVSVETLSTESKETKVYKLSEEGLKYLELHESDLKKALKLAESFKKFRLAGCDKLLDLVKEIILNAGRLNDAELLELRKAITEFEARVLEILVTSRGVSE, from the coding sequence ATGTTCCCGAGAAGAAGTATGTTTAGAGGTTATATGAAGCTAATAACTCTTTATGTTCTGAAAGATCAGCCTAAACACGTGTATGGATTAATTAAATCACTTGAAGACTTGATTGGTGTTAGGCCAAGCACCGGAGTTATATATCCTATTCTGAAGAGCTCAATTCGTGATGGGCTAGTAAGTGTAGAGACTTTATCAACTGAAAGCAAAGAAACGAAAGTGTATAAACTGAGTGAAGAGGGTCTCAAGTATTTAGAATTGCATGAGAGTGATCTTAAGAAAGCCTTAAAACTTGCTGAGTCTTTCAAGAAGTTCAGATTAGCAGGCTGTGATAAGCTTCTTGATCTTGTTAAAGAGATAATACTGAATGCTGGGAGACTTAATGACGCAGAATTACTGGAGCTCAGAAAAGCAATAACAGAGTTCGAAGCAAGAGTTCTCGAGATATTAGTGACGTCTAGGGGTGTTTCAGAGTGA
- a CDS encoding ATP-binding cassette domain-containing protein, with amino-acid sequence MSEVVEVEELVKRFKDVIAVNNISFVVKRGEIYGLLGPNGAGKTTTIHILTTLLRPTSGRVYVAGYDVLREPDKVRRKIGIVFQDPSLDNQLTAYDNMYVHGRLYGLSGESLKKRIFELLEFVDLSEFAYKQVKNFSGGMRRRLEIARSLLQEPEILFLDEPTIGLDPQTRAKIWDYIVSIKKEKNITIIMTTHYMDEAEELCDRISIMDKGKIIAEGTAEELKSILGSDVVYVKFMDGSRVSCLESRIIDRCSKIQDGVLELVVKDAASAIPEIFDVANKMNLKIVEVSYRRPTLNEVFIHLTGKELRDSLDETHQVVPRGIRRWQ; translated from the coding sequence GTGAGTGAGGTAGTAGAGGTTGAGGAGCTAGTTAAACGTTTCAAGGACGTCATAGCAGTAAATAATATATCTTTCGTCGTGAAGAGAGGAGAGATATATGGGTTGTTAGGACCTAACGGTGCTGGGAAAACCACGACTATTCACATACTGACGACGCTTCTTAGACCGACATCAGGCAGAGTTTACGTGGCTGGATATGACGTGCTTAGAGAACCAGATAAGGTGAGGAGGAAGATAGGGATTGTGTTTCAAGACCCTAGCTTAGATAATCAGCTAACAGCGTATGATAATATGTACGTACATGGGAGACTTTATGGACTGAGTGGAGAGTCCTTGAAGAAGAGAATCTTTGAGCTACTTGAATTTGTTGACTTAAGCGAGTTTGCTTACAAACAGGTAAAGAACTTCTCAGGAGGTATGAGGAGGAGGCTAGAAATAGCTAGGTCGCTACTTCAGGAGCCAGAGATTCTCTTTCTTGATGAACCCACAATAGGTCTAGACCCTCAGACTAGAGCCAAGATATGGGATTATATAGTGAGCATCAAGAAAGAGAAAAACATTACTATAATAATGACAACTCACTACATGGATGAAGCTGAAGAGCTGTGTGATAGGATCTCTATAATGGATAAAGGAAAAATAATAGCTGAGGGAACTGCTGAAGAACTTAAATCGATTCTAGGCTCTGATGTAGTGTATGTTAAGTTCATGGACGGTAGTAGAGTGTCGTGTCTTGAGTCTCGCATCATAGATAGGTGCAGTAAAATTCAGGATGGTGTGCTGGAGCTAGTGGTTAAGGATGCTGCTTCCGCAATTCCTGAGATTTTTGATGTAGCCAATAAAATGAACCTCAAGATAGTTGAGGTTAGTTATAGGAGACCAACACTTAATGAAGTCTTTATACACTTAACAGGTAAGGAATTGAGAGATTCGTTAGATGAGACGCATCAAGTAGTTCCGCGAGGTATTAGGAGGTGGCAGTAA
- a CDS encoding ABC transporter permease — protein MNGFLTMTYRQLKRFINARSRVLMSIVNPVMWLVFFGLGWSNVFNFPGAKTIFGGLDYLTYLASGMVAMTIMMGSFISGVSVIWDKQFGFLKETLVAPVSRAEVILGRAFGDSLVTVSQGIIILVLMYFIAPQINLMGALPAFCYGLLLSMGFTSFGIMLSLKLSSSEGFQMIVNLITMPLLFMSGVFYPIDNLPEWMKVIAYVNPMTYAVDGMRYWLTNTSRFDPLIDVGVLSLLTSVLVLLAVRVYSKTTIED, from the coding sequence ATGAATGGGTTCTTGACAATGACTTACAGGCAGTTGAAGAGATTCATTAATGCTAGGTCTAGAGTACTTATGTCTATAGTCAACCCAGTCATGTGGCTAGTTTTCTTTGGTCTCGGCTGGAGCAACGTGTTTAACTTCCCTGGCGCTAAAACAATATTTGGCGGTCTAGACTACCTTACTTACTTAGCATCAGGCATGGTAGCTATGACGATAATGATGGGGTCTTTCATTAGTGGAGTCTCCGTGATATGGGATAAGCAATTCGGTTTCCTTAAGGAGACTCTCGTAGCGCCTGTTTCTAGGGCAGAAGTGATACTTGGCAGAGCTTTCGGGGACTCCCTAGTTACGGTCTCACAGGGAATTATAATACTAGTCTTGATGTATTTCATAGCCCCCCAAATTAATTTAATGGGTGCTCTCCCGGCCTTCTGCTACGGGTTATTACTCTCTATGGGTTTCACATCTTTTGGGATAATGCTTTCTTTAAAGCTATCAAGTAGTGAAGGGTTCCAAATGATAGTAAATTTAATAACTATGCCACTTCTCTTTATGAGCGGTGTTTTCTACCCAATAGATAATCTCCCTGAATGGATGAAAGTGATAGCTTACGTTAATCCAATGACGTACGCGGTAGACGGCATGAGATACTGGCTGACTAATACTTCTAGATTTGATCCTCTAATTGATGTTGGGGTGTTGAGTCTACTGACTTCCGTACTGGTCTTACTAGCTGTTAGAGTATACAGTAAAACAACAATTGAGGATTGA
- a CDS encoding aminoacyl-tRNA deacylase, which produces MHQRRGHEFLRKFLEDSGVWHHFYEFSEHTMTVEAAAKQLGVGPEKIIKTLVVVSEKNEPFIAIIPGNKKLDLNRLSIIIGSRVRMAKAREVEKITGYAVGALPPVGHGITTYVDKSVLEHERVVGGGGSTHALVEIETKDLIRLTKALVRDITE; this is translated from the coding sequence GTGCATCAACGACGAGGTCATGAATTTTTAAGAAAGTTTCTTGAAGATTCGGGTGTATGGCATCATTTCTACGAGTTTTCTGAGCATACTATGACTGTAGAGGCTGCTGCTAAGCAGTTAGGTGTAGGTCCTGAGAAGATAATTAAGACTTTAGTAGTAGTTAGTGAGAAGAACGAGCCGTTCATAGCGATCATACCCGGTAATAAAAAGCTAGATCTAAACAGACTCTCTATAATCATCGGCAGTAGGGTAAGGATGGCTAAAGCTAGAGAAGTAGAGAAGATAACTGGATATGCTGTCGGGGCTTTACCACCCGTTGGGCACGGAATAACGACGTACGTAGATAAGAGTGTGTTAGAACATGAAAGAGTGGTGGGCGGGGGCGGCAGTACTCATGCCCTAGTAGAGATAGAGACAAAAGACTTAATCAGACTCACTAAAGCCTTAGTTAGAGATATTACTGAGTAG
- the glmS gene encoding glutamine--fructose-6-phosphate transaminase (isomerizing), with amino-acid sequence MIALGGIFGVVCASQIPAGVVREGLRRLTYRGYDGTGVAYLDETGNIIIRKSPKSLNEASRDINLDYIPASIALGHVRYASRGRPVYENTHPLTDCESRIAVVGDGIIENFEEFKEVLEKRGHVFASRTDTEVFAHLVEDLVKGGNTLLEAIAKATKELRGVYSIALLVRGVHKIYVVNNEQSIVIGKGDGCYYISSDMPSLYGFSEDALVLGDDTLAEIGADAMRVFDVRTLSEVKELTHKRIKYSPGTFEKAGYPHYMLKEIYEIPEALMKTTYTLMDKYLRLASMIIYGAKNVYVVGTGTSLHAGLVSAYYFSEISDTPVNVISAAEFPYYALDNVSTGTVIIAISQSGETSDVIKSIRLAKQRGAVIIGITNVVGSRLSLESNVYLPIGAGPEMAVPATKTFTSTLATLAILATYTGLHTGLAEKKDLENLYDKLRSFAKDLSSMLPLIDNNVSVIADKLVGWESLYVSSSGINYPIALEGALKLKETALIHAEGLQLGEVRHGPMVLVKEGYPIILIKPVEETALDLYNKVAKEVLSKDAKVVTITSDGRGVGDLIEVPYVDKVISPIATVVALQLLSYRLGSKLGRPIDTPPGLVKALTT; translated from the coding sequence GTGATTGCTTTGGGCGGGATTTTCGGTGTAGTGTGTGCTTCTCAAATACCTGCAGGTGTAGTTAGAGAAGGGTTGAGGAGGTTAACGTATAGAGGTTATGATGGGACTGGAGTTGCTTACCTTGACGAGACAGGTAACATAATCATACGTAAGTCGCCTAAATCACTGAATGAAGCCTCCAGAGACATCAACCTAGATTACATCCCGGCGAGCATAGCATTAGGGCACGTGAGATATGCTAGTAGAGGTAGGCCTGTATACGAGAACACACACCCTCTAACTGATTGCGAAAGTAGAATAGCTGTCGTAGGTGATGGAATCATAGAAAACTTTGAGGAATTTAAGGAAGTGTTGGAAAAGAGAGGTCATGTATTTGCTTCTAGGACAGACACGGAAGTCTTCGCACACTTGGTTGAAGACCTCGTGAAAGGGGGGAATACCCTCTTAGAAGCGATTGCTAAGGCTACTAAAGAGTTGAGAGGAGTCTACTCTATAGCTCTGTTAGTTAGAGGCGTTCATAAAATATACGTAGTCAACAATGAGCAATCAATAGTGATTGGTAAGGGAGACGGGTGCTACTATATCTCAAGTGACATGCCAAGTCTCTACGGCTTTTCTGAAGACGCTCTGGTGTTGGGGGATGACACTCTAGCTGAGATAGGAGCTGACGCGATGAGGGTCTTTGACGTAAGGACGTTAAGTGAGGTTAAGGAACTCACGCATAAGAGAATCAAGTACTCTCCAGGAACCTTTGAGAAAGCCGGGTATCCTCACTACATGTTGAAAGAAATCTATGAAATACCAGAAGCTTTAATGAAGACTACCTACACCCTCATGGACAAGTACCTCAGGTTAGCTTCAATGATAATTTACGGGGCTAAGAATGTCTATGTAGTGGGTACAGGCACTAGCCTCCACGCCGGTTTAGTATCGGCTTACTACTTCAGTGAGATTTCAGATACGCCTGTTAACGTGATTAGCGCTGCCGAGTTTCCATACTACGCGTTAGATAATGTATCTACAGGAACAGTAATCATAGCTATAAGTCAGAGCGGCGAGACTAGTGACGTCATTAAGAGTATTAGGTTAGCTAAGCAGAGAGGAGCTGTCATAATTGGGATTACTAATGTGGTTGGTTCAAGACTCTCACTAGAGTCTAACGTGTATTTACCTATTGGTGCAGGTCCTGAAATGGCTGTGCCGGCGACAAAGACCTTCACCTCAACTCTAGCTACTTTAGCCATACTTGCTACTTACACAGGACTCCACACGGGCTTAGCAGAAAAGAAAGACTTAGAAAACTTATATGATAAGTTAAGGAGTTTTGCTAAAGACTTATCAAGCATGCTGCCCTTAATAGACAATAACGTTTCTGTAATTGCGGATAAACTAGTGGGTTGGGAGAGTCTCTACGTCTCTAGTAGTGGCATAAACTACCCTATAGCTCTTGAAGGAGCTCTCAAGCTCAAAGAAACAGCCTTAATACACGCTGAAGGACTACAACTAGGTGAGGTTAGGCACGGTCCTATGGTTCTAGTTAAAGAGGGTTACCCGATAATACTTATAAAGCCTGTCGAAGAAACAGCTTTAGACCTTTATAATAAGGTGGCTAAAGAAGTCCTATCTAAGGATGCTAAAGTGGTCACTATAACTTCTGACGGGAGAGGAGTTGGAGATTTAATAGAAGTACCTTATGTTGATAAAGTTATATCGCCTATCGCGACTGTCGTAGCTCTTCAGCTATTGTCTTACAGGTTAGGTAGCAAGCTTGGAAGACCTATAGATACTCCTCCAGGACTTGTTAAGGCCTTAACTACTTAA
- a CDS encoding SLC13 family permease, translating into MSSSTIPHTPLGEEVIKFWCSTRGNYALATCEEMLSSPSGIYHQVLSLGLFLLVVGLTVTSMKLRYSAAFLSIALLVFAGVIPPQELISGVEWRLILFLIGSMTFAYILRKLRVFEYIALKILSLSEGSPQLLVLYLSLFAWFLALTVDEVTSIVYVIMLVLDIRKITKYDVRPLIILAVLATNTGSMALPVGNPIGIYVSYEAQLTVSEFLYRALPLSFITLLVMTSASYIILRSYLSRLFLKLTKEDIEAIKTKSFADLTLQERRAIKFGIALLIGFLTAIALNSPLSELISLVSVSYVDPHSLLSFTPYVFILLSLTQIRAEELEVFITRGVEWPSILFFIALFMLGHSLLWSGAAPKIAYLSLSTVASNSGINYSLLYIIFLSLAATLSSVLDNLSVIVAMTPIAKIVSSLSNSKSIFWVLLYGGTLGGNYTPIGSTANIVALGMCERAKISLGWSYWLRIALLATTLQIIIASLWSYLLL; encoded by the coding sequence ATGAGTTCATCTACTATACCTCACACCCCCTTAGGAGAAGAAGTAATTAAATTTTGGTGTAGCACAAGAGGTAATTATGCGTTAGCTACATGCGAGGAAATGCTGAGTTCTCCGAGTGGTATTTACCACCAAGTCTTATCACTCGGTCTCTTCTTGTTAGTAGTGGGTCTCACAGTAACTTCCATGAAGTTACGGTATTCTGCTGCTTTTCTTTCAATAGCCTTGCTAGTTTTTGCTGGTGTGATTCCTCCTCAAGAACTAATATCTGGTGTTGAGTGGAGACTAATCCTCTTCTTAATAGGCAGCATGACTTTTGCTTACATACTACGCAAGCTAAGAGTATTCGAGTATATAGCACTTAAGATCTTGAGTTTAAGTGAGGGTTCGCCACAACTTCTAGTACTATATTTGTCTCTCTTCGCCTGGTTTCTAGCATTAACAGTAGATGAAGTAACTAGCATAGTTTACGTAATCATGCTAGTTCTCGACATAAGGAAAATAACTAAATACGATGTGAGACCCCTAATAATACTCGCAGTTCTAGCCACTAACACTGGTAGTATGGCGTTACCAGTAGGTAACCCTATAGGTATATACGTGTCTTACGAAGCTCAACTTACTGTCAGCGAGTTTCTCTATAGAGCGCTACCTCTTTCATTCATTACCTTGTTAGTAATGACGTCAGCATCATACATCATACTTAGGAGTTACTTATCAAGACTGTTTCTCAAGTTAACTAAGGAAGACATAGAAGCTATAAAGACTAAATCATTTGCTGACCTGACCCTGCAGGAGCGTAGAGCTATTAAGTTTGGTATTGCCCTACTCATAGGCTTCCTGACAGCGATAGCCTTAAACAGCCCCCTCTCAGAACTAATATCATTAGTGAGTGTTTCTTACGTAGACCCTCACTCTCTTCTCTCATTTACTCCCTACGTATTTATACTTTTGTCATTAACTCAAATTAGAGCTGAAGAATTAGAAGTTTTCATAACTAGAGGTGTTGAGTGGCCTTCTATATTATTCTTCATAGCTTTATTTATGTTAGGTCACTCCCTGCTTTGGAGCGGTGCCGCACCCAAGATAGCCTACCTAAGTCTATCAACTGTTGCTAGCAACTCTGGCATAAATTACAGCCTCCTCTACATAATCTTCTTGTCTTTAGCAGCAACACTTAGTTCGGTACTTGATAATTTGTCTGTTATAGTAGCGATGACTCCGATAGCTAAAATAGTGAGTAGTCTATCAAACTCTAAGTCGATATTCTGGGTGCTCTTATATGGGGGTACTTTAGGCGGCAACTACACACCGATAGGCTCCACAGCCAACATAGTAGCTTTAGGGATGTGTGAGAGAGCCAAGATAAGTCTAGGGTGGTCTTACTGGCTCAGAATAGCTCTCTTAGCAACAACGCTACAGATAATCATAGCTTCGCTGTGGTCATATCTACTTCTATAG
- a CDS encoding DUF2148 domain-containing protein, whose translation MIEFEEALKESVLEVAKMMALSARTAPKARGVDNIEVKILNTREELELLASKMEELSKDFGDFFLRDAQNVRNSIAVVLIGGKIVDLGLKNPKNWGLDAGLVCSLVNLGIAIGSAVKTSSLHNVDNRVMFTVGVAAQELGLIKTDYAFGIPLSATSKNIYFDRRWPPPK comes from the coding sequence ATGATAGAGTTTGAGGAAGCTCTGAAGGAAAGTGTTCTTGAAGTTGCTAAGATGATGGCACTCTCTGCTAGAACAGCTCCTAAGGCCAGAGGCGTAGATAATATTGAGGTTAAGATTCTTAATACTAGAGAGGAACTCGAGTTACTAGCTAGTAAAATGGAAGAACTCTCAAAAGATTTTGGAGATTTCTTTCTCAGAGATGCTCAGAACGTGAGAAACAGTATTGCGGTAGTATTGATAGGTGGTAAGATCGTGGATTTAGGACTTAAAAATCCTAAGAATTGGGGACTTGATGCCGGCTTAGTGTGCTCTCTAGTAAACCTAGGTATAGCAATAGGGTCTGCTGTTAAGACTTCATCACTACATAACGTAGACAACAGAGTGATGTTTACTGTAGGTGTAGCCGCGCAAGAACTAGGTTTAATTAAAACTGACTACGCTTTCGGAATACCTCTCTCAGCCACATCTAAGAACATCTATTTTGATAGGAGATGGCCCCCGCCTAAATAA
- a CDS encoding radical SAM protein, translated as MLRKGVKGLCGNYVNLDGKLYSIGYGKLSAVESRPIEIKPLFHYWPNSTALTFSGFGCNFYCPWCQNHFLSFRHPGDEPLVQPSYLVRLAKSLGDEGLSASFNEPTINYEYLIDVATLAKRESLYLTIVTNGYQSLEALNELIESGFDGWSIDIKGCPNMKRALPNIDHNKIFRNAKLVLDSGGHVEMVYLVVTKTNDSEECVDWIIDKHVSELGPEVPLHVNKYYPAHKWREEQTPLRKLLEIRDKARKEGIEYVYVGNVGIPELETTKCPKCGKTLITRYNYRVIEFNLVRDGSIYKCPRCNTRIPVRGNYVAGK; from the coding sequence GTGCTGAGGAAGGGTGTGAAAGGTCTTTGTGGGAATTATGTTAACCTAGACGGCAAACTGTATTCAATAGGGTATGGAAAGTTAAGTGCTGTTGAAAGCAGACCTATAGAAATAAAACCCCTCTTTCATTACTGGCCTAACAGCACTGCATTGACATTTTCTGGTTTTGGATGCAATTTTTACTGTCCTTGGTGCCAGAATCACTTCCTGAGTTTTAGGCATCCGGGTGACGAACCTCTAGTACAGCCATCATACCTAGTTAGATTAGCTAAGTCTCTAGGAGATGAGGGGCTCTCAGCAAGTTTTAATGAGCCTACGATTAATTACGAGTATTTAATAGATGTTGCTACGCTAGCTAAGCGTGAAAGTCTTTACTTAACTATAGTGACTAACGGGTACCAGAGTTTAGAAGCTCTAAATGAGTTAATAGAGTCTGGGTTCGACGGCTGGAGTATAGACATAAAGGGATGTCCTAACATGAAGAGAGCGTTGCCCAACATAGACCACAACAAGATCTTTAGGAACGCGAAGTTAGTTCTTGACAGTGGGGGGCACGTGGAGATGGTTTACCTAGTAGTAACTAAGACTAACGATAGTGAGGAATGCGTAGACTGGATTATAGACAAGCATGTGAGTGAGTTAGGACCCGAGGTCCCTTTACATGTGAACAAATATTATCCAGCACATAAATGGAGAGAAGAGCAGACTCCTTTAAGGAAGCTTCTAGAGATACGCGATAAGGCTAGGAAAGAAGGAATAGAATACGTGTATGTAGGTAATGTTGGAATCCCTGAACTTGAAACGACTAAATGTCCTAAATGTGGTAAAACCCTCATAACACGCTATAATTATAGAGTGATTGAGTTTAACTTAGTGAGAGACGGGAGTATCTACAAGTGTCCTCGGTGTAATACTCGGATACCGGTCAGAGGCAACTACGTGGCAGGCAAATAA